From a region of the Chlorocebus sabaeus isolate Y175 chromosome 23, mChlSab1.0.hap1, whole genome shotgun sequence genome:
- the LOC140709884 gene encoding uncharacterized protein — protein MGLNRHFSKEDKQKVNKQKSVTSLQKNANQNHNKIQKGYCQTNQQTITTVGKDVEKMEPLCTASGNIKWYRCCGGLEVRGTPAHGTAAAANPRLPHPPARLHLPLSPAERGPSPRNAPPAGVLHTPKRNAREQARVGGGAGGQQAAKGRGDLQPAHAQIRVPARLPTVGTAMPRSLAAAASPGPAGTARGRELRPQVAPRPGSLFLGRPLTGG, from the exons ATgggtctgaatagacatttctctaaagaagacaaacaaaaggTCAATAAGCAGAAGTCTGTCACTAGccttcagaaaaatgcaaatcaaaaccacaataaaatccAAAAAGGTTATTGTCAAACCAACCAGCAAACAATAACaactgttggcaaggatgtggagaaaatggaacccttgtgcactgctaGTGGAAACATAAAATGGTACAGGTGCTGTGGA GGGCTGGAGGTGAGGGGCACGCCCGCTCACGGCACTGCAGCCGCTGCAAATCCAAGGCTGCCACACCCCCCGGCACGGCttcatcttcctctttctccagCGGAAAGGGGGCCCTCTCCACGGAACGCCCCACCTGCTGGAGTCCTCCACACCCCGAAACGCAACGCCCGGGAGCAGGCGCGGGTGGGAGGCGGTGCTGGGGGGCAACAGGCGGCGAAGGGCCGCGGCGACCTGCAACCCGCGCATGCGCAGATCCGGGTACCCGCCCGTTTACCTACCGTTGGAACCGCGATGCCCCGTTCCCTGGCCGCGGCCGCTTCTCCAGGACCCGCGGGGACCGCAAGAGGGCGAGAACTGAGGCCCCAAGTGGCTCCGCGGCCGGGAAGCCTCTTCCTGGGGCGGCCGCTGACGGGAGGTTAA